Below is a genomic region from Medicago truncatula cultivar Jemalong A17 chromosome 3, MtrunA17r5.0-ANR, whole genome shotgun sequence.
ATTAAGTCAATTTATCACATATGTTCCTTTTATGAGTGGAATCATGAACTTATTCTGTGTTGGCATATTGTATTTTATGGTGGATTTTTCTAAGGGTtggttgattgatgggttatgTTCCTAGTCTTTCTCTTGTTCGTTGTGGTTAGGTGCTCATGATTGGagtttagtttaatttctagtgttgttttagtttttgctcTTATTTTTAGTGGGATGggttctttgtttttgttattgtttttgttattgtttgacATGAGTACTTATTGTAGattctccattgtttttaaccttgaaaagagagaaaaaaaggttATCACCAAAAATTGTAtgaatggttgttcaaatatcactactcttcaCGATAAGGTCTCCAAGAGAAGTGAAATATAAGATGTTTGATAATgtatgaaaaacaatttaaaaattgatttctgaaaaaggatgtatatttatattacttTGTGAGGTTGCATGTGGTTAATCTTGTTTCGGTAAGACCATCTCCAATGGCCAATTTAATGAGACATTCAACACCAATTTCCCCTCCAATGGTGTGTTTAAAGTGTGTTGAATGAGGgaatagaagagagagaaggtgaACCGATTCAACACAATTGAACCCTGCCAGGCCGGACACGTGGCGACGAGAAATTGGCCCAAAACGGGCGCGTGCGTTACACGCGCAGACAAGGCGCGTGATGCGTCAGACATGCGGAGAGAGAATGACTTTTTGGATAGATAATGACACGTGGCGCGTTTTAATTGGCTGTCCGgattcttatcattttaataatttgacctcaattatttcgttgtaaattaattttaaaaaaaataaataattaccaaaattcatgattttttttcctctataaatagagacttggatcgtttgatttggacacagaaaaaaaaaccaagtttttcactatcttcatcttattattatctttctattagcaaactaagtgaagttttaatcttattttttgtgaaatggatcccaataataaccatttcaacacccaaaattttTCTAATTACCCATATAACTacgaaaatcccaacaattatccaaatccaaatcaattttataaccaACGTCCTCAAAACATACATCAAAACGTACCTAATTTTGGTTTTTCACCAAATTTCAACCAGTCATCCTCTGTTCCAAACTTTCATCCATATTATGGATCTATGATGAGATATTCATCTCAAACACCCCCgtttaatggttatatgccaATGGGGAATGAAAATTTTCCTAGTGTTGATGCAACCCAATATCCtgaattttcaacacaaataactcCTGGTGGCATGGCAGTTGCTGATGAAGTCACTCCAGAAGATTCAACTCCTAAGAGCAAGAGAAGTAAGGAACCAGCATGGAACACTCAACAAAATTTGGTTCTAGTTAGTGAATGGATTAAATATGAAACAAGCAGTGTTGTCGGGAGAAACCAGAGAGGAGAAACATATTGGGGTAAAATTGCTGAGTATTGTAATAAGTATTGCTCATTCGATTCTCCCCGCGATCTAGTTGCCTGCCGAAaccgttttaattatatgagcaaaataataaataaatggattggTGCTTATGAAAGCGCTAAGCGTATGCAAGGAAGCGGTTGGtcggaagatgatgttttgACAAAAGCGCAGGAATTATTTGCAGGTGGGAAGAATATTCAATTTACTTTGAATGAAGAATGGCACGCTCTCCGTGATCAACCACGTTATGGTAGTCAGATGGGAGGAAATGTTGGGTCAGGGAGTAGTGGATCTAGGAGATCTCACGAGGACTCCGTAGGATCTAGTGCTCGTCCAATGGGTAGGGAGGcagctaaaaaaaaaggtaaaaagaaaagtaaggACGCTGCTGGCTTGGAGGAGGTGGAAAAGGAGTGGGTTCAATTCAAAGAAATCAAGGATAAAGAGATTGAACATTTGAAAGAGTACACCAAGGTGCAACAGGAGAAAAACAGATTGAcgaaaatgaaaatgtatctaAAGTTAAGTTCTGAAGAGCATCTTGATGACCGGAAAAAAGAGCTGTTGGAAAACTTGGTGCGTGAGctgttttgaaatatttgtttgtattcgGTCAAaattgtcagtgttgtctaggTCCCAATGTTTACTTTAATAATTGTCAGTATTGTCTAGTCCTCAGTGATAGTCCctagtgttgtctagtccctcGTGACTTATTTCACCTACTATTTGCCTTAATAATTACGTACACTATGTGCCCATTATTTCACCTactatttgctttaataattacgTACACTATGTGCCCATTATTTCACCTactatttgctttaataattatgcaCACTATGTGGCCATTATTTTACCTACAATAACTTATTTCGAATCCGTCAATGTCCACCACACAATgtgcttatatatagggactcatatctacttccaatttcacaaatctcattcatatctacttccaatttcacaaatctcattcatatctACTTCCAAAAAAATTTCCAATGGACCCTCATGATATCGAAGCCTACTTCCAAAAACGTGATGTTGAAGACACTTATATCGTCAACCGATTTATTCAGCGTCGAAAAAAACTAGAAGAAGGTAGTGCATCTCGTactagaaaatatttcaatagagATCATGCAGCTGCAAACCAAAGACTAATTGATGACTACTTTGCCGATGCACCTACATACGACGATGCAATATTTCGTCGTCGGTATCGGATGCAAAAACATGTTTTCCTTCGAATCGTTGGAGATCTTTCAAGTAGTGATAACTACTTCACCCAATGAATTGATGCAGCCAATAAAGAAGGTATATCACCGTTAGCAAAATGTACCACAGCAATGCGAATGTTAGCATATGGTGTGGCAGCAGATGCGGTCgatgaatacatcaaaataggaagtAATACAGCATTGGAATGCTTACTTAGATTCTGCAAAGGAATCATACGACTCTATGAGGAAGTGTATTTGAGAGCACCAACCCAAGATGACCTGCAAAGAATACTGCATGTTAGTGAAATGCGGGGGTTCCCAGGGATGATCGGCAGTATTGACTGCATGCACTGGGAGTGGAAAAACTGTCCTAAAGCATGGGAAGGTCAATTTACTAGGGGGGATAAGGGAACCACCACAGTTATTCTGGAAGCAGTTGCATCTCATGATCTATGGATCTGGCATGCCTTTTTTGGATGTTCGGGAACGTTGAACGATATAAACGTTTTAGACCGGTCACCAGTGTTTGATGATGTGGAACAGGGAAAGGCTCCGAGGGTGAATTACTTTGTGAATCAACGTCCCTATAATATGACATACTATCTAGTTGATGGTATCTACCCTTCGTATCCAACTTTCGTCAAATCAATTAGACTTCCTCAAAGTGAACCCGataagttatttgcaaaacatcaagaGGGATGTCGGAAAGACATCGAACGTGCTTTTGGAgtgcttcaagctcgatttaaaatcatccgtgaaccagctcgcttgtgggacatagccgatttgggtatcatcatgaggtcatgcatcatattacataatatgattgttgaggatgaacgaGATACATATGCTCAACGTTGGACTGATTTTGAGCAACCTGGGGGAAGTGGATCAAGTACATCGCAACCATACTCGACCGAGGTGTTACCAgcttttgcaaatcatgtgcgtggtagatccgagttgcgtgatccagatgttcatcacgaattgcaagcagatctagtgaaacacatatggacaaagtttggaatgtatcgtgattgaagatgatttgtatcgtactaaataaattacttgtgtgttttatgtttagtttgttgtattgcattttaagttatttgtgtgccgcgtgcttagtttgttgtacttgaatttgaaattaagaaaataaaaataaattattttacaaattttttttttccaa
It encodes:
- the LOC25490905 gene encoding glutathione S-transferase T2; translated protein: MGNENFPSVDATQYPEFSTQITPGGMAVADEVTPEDSTPKSKRSKEPAWNTQQNLVLVSEWIKYETSSVVGRNQRGETYWGKIAEYCNKYCSFDSPRDLVACRNRFNYMSKIINKWIGAYESAKRMQGSGWSEDDVLTKAQELFAGGKNIQFTLNEEWHALRDQPRYGSQMGGNVGSGSSGSRRSHEDSVGSSARPMGREAAKKKGKKKSKDAAGLEEVEKEWVQFKEIKDKEIEHLKEYTKVQQEKNRLTKMKMYLKLSSEEHLDDRKKELLENLVRELF
- the LOC112420190 gene encoding uncharacterized protein, whose amino-acid sequence is MRMLAYGVAADAVDEYIKIGSNTALECLLRFCKGIIRLYEEVYLRAPTQDDLQRILHVSEMRGFPGMIGSIDCMHWEWKNCPKAWEGQFTRGDKGTTTVILEAVASHDLWIWHAFFGCSGTLNDINVLDRSPVFDDVEQGKAPRVNYFVNQRPYNMTYYLVDGIYPSYPTFVKSIRLPQSEPDKLFAKHQEGCRKDIERAFGDPFPFLPHSRSQFQYPPSPVSIQFRFQFLTTTPLINFWNCNLKEKMKVEDDGMFPWLFLKKGVQGTQIEAN